A genomic segment from Fodinicola acaciae encodes:
- a CDS encoding helix-turn-helix domain-containing protein: MASEQGSTVPRRRLGRELRLLRESAQLTIEAVTQDLEWSRQKIWRIERGEFAMRVFDVEAMCKVYGAPEELTEALKALARETKTKGWYHSYGDVIPRWFIIFIDLEETATYIHEYSSELVPGLLQICEYATAIMNTSVTLTPNEVRRLTEVRMMRQKLLEKDGVRHEWFLNEAVIRRPVGGRDVMAKQLKYLAEINARGNMSLRIIPFSAGEHSSMTPSFRVLEFPKNSEPTTVFVEVLTGDLYLDKEKEIEPYRRLLSSCNEMALSPAETNDMLLAAATELSTDVAKRDR, from the coding sequence ATGGCGAGTGAGCAGGGATCGACCGTCCCGCGCCGCCGGTTGGGACGCGAGCTGCGGCTGCTGCGCGAGTCGGCGCAGCTGACGATCGAGGCCGTCACGCAGGACCTGGAGTGGTCGCGCCAGAAGATCTGGCGTATCGAACGCGGCGAGTTCGCCATGCGCGTCTTCGACGTCGAGGCCATGTGCAAGGTGTACGGCGCGCCGGAGGAACTGACCGAGGCGTTGAAGGCACTCGCCAGGGAAACCAAAACCAAAGGCTGGTACCACAGCTATGGTGACGTGATTCCTCGATGGTTCATCATCTTCATCGACCTCGAGGAGACGGCAACCTACATCCACGAATACAGCTCGGAACTCGTGCCGGGCCTTTTGCAGATTTGTGAATACGCGACGGCCATCATGAACACGTCGGTAACGCTCACGCCGAACGAGGTCAGGCGTTTGACCGAGGTACGAATGATGCGACAGAAATTGCTGGAAAAAGACGGCGTACGCCATGAGTGGTTCCTGAACGAGGCAGTGATCCGTCGGCCGGTCGGCGGCCGGGATGTCATGGCCAAGCAGCTCAAATATCTGGCCGAAATCAACGCTCGCGGCAACATGTCCCTGCGGATCATTCCGTTCTCGGCCGGAGAACATTCGTCGATGACGCCGTCGTTCCGCGTCCTCGAATTTCCAAAGAACAGCGAACCGACGACGGTGTTCGTGGAAGTTCTGACCGGTGATCTGTATTTGGACAAGGAAAAGGAGATCGAGCCGTATCGCCGGCTGCTGTCAAGTTGCAACGAGATGGCTCTCAGCCCCGCAGAGACCAACGACATGCTGCTGGCCGCGGCGACCGAGTTGTCCACAGATGTCGCGAAGAGGGACCGCTGA
- a CDS encoding ROK family transcriptional regulator codes for MRSGTNLPRVGGFNRSVILDAIRRSPEGVSRVEIAAATGLSAQTVSNIVRKLLDEDLVTESGRAASTGGKPRILLRTNPTAYFSVGIHIDPDTITLVATDLDGHVRGTVHRRTPRNPSANQVVRQVAQTVRGLLGKAEIPVDRLLGLGVACPGPLDFSRGLVLTPPNLPGWHEVPLVAYLQDEFGVPVALDNDATAAAIGERWAGAGGARTGSFAFLYFGTGVGGGLLLGDQAWRGNSGNAGEFGHVVVAPNGADCFCGNKGCLEAYVRPHAIVAETATLLEKRSASLDLTLEPTKEFADYETICRAAMADHPVARQVIQRAAAKVAIAATTLVNVVDVDRIVLGGKGVRYVVEPYRAAIAEAVNARSIARHARKVEVEPSLIGEDAGARGAAALVLHGAYSPQLATLFSPST; via the coding sequence ATGCGAAGCGGCACCAATCTGCCCAGAGTGGGCGGATTCAACCGTTCGGTGATTCTCGACGCGATCCGTCGGTCACCGGAGGGTGTCAGCCGCGTCGAAATCGCCGCGGCCACCGGACTTTCCGCGCAAACCGTGTCCAACATCGTCCGCAAGCTGTTGGACGAGGACCTGGTGACCGAGTCCGGCCGCGCCGCGTCCACCGGCGGCAAGCCGCGGATCCTGCTGCGCACCAACCCGACCGCGTACTTCTCGGTCGGCATCCACATCGACCCGGACACGATCACGCTGGTGGCGACCGACCTGGACGGCCACGTGCGTGGCACGGTGCACCGCCGCACGCCACGCAATCCGAGCGCCAACCAGGTCGTCCGCCAGGTGGCGCAGACCGTACGCGGATTGCTGGGAAAGGCGGAGATCCCGGTCGACCGGCTGCTCGGTCTCGGCGTCGCCTGTCCGGGGCCGCTGGACTTCAGCCGCGGCCTGGTGCTGACGCCGCCGAACCTGCCTGGCTGGCACGAGGTGCCACTGGTCGCCTACCTGCAGGACGAGTTCGGCGTGCCGGTCGCGCTGGACAACGACGCCACGGCCGCCGCCATCGGCGAACGATGGGCCGGTGCCGGTGGTGCGCGTACCGGCAGTTTTGCCTTTCTCTACTTCGGGACCGGCGTCGGTGGCGGTCTGCTGCTCGGTGACCAGGCCTGGCGCGGCAACTCCGGCAACGCCGGCGAGTTTGGCCACGTCGTCGTCGCACCCAACGGAGCGGACTGCTTCTGTGGCAACAAAGGCTGCCTCGAGGCGTACGTCCGTCCACATGCGATCGTCGCGGAAACCGCCACTCTGCTGGAAAAACGGTCGGCCTCGCTGGATCTCACCCTGGAGCCGACCAAGGAGTTCGCCGACTACGAGACGATCTGCCGCGCCGCGATGGCCGACCACCCGGTCGCGCGCCAGGTCATCCAGCGCGCCGCGGCGAAGGTCGCGATCGCCGCGACGACGCTGGTGAACGTGGTCGACGTGGACCGGATCGTGTTGGGTGGCAAAGGCGTACGGTATGTCGTCGAGCCCTATCGTGCCGCGATCGCCGAGGCCGTCAACGCGCGCAGCATCGCGCGCCACGCACGGAAAGTCGAGGTCGAGCCGTCGCTGATCGGCGAGGACGCCGGAGCGCGTGGAGCGGCCGCACTCGTCCTGCACGGGGCCTATTCACCGCAGTTGGCCACGCTTTTCTCGCCTTCCACGTAG